A single genomic interval of Desulfatiglans sp. harbors:
- a CDS encoding MFS transporter, producing MDSTTSKHNLTAIKWLTFLMFMMFAMTTDSVGLIIPVVIREFKLSMAAAGAFHYANMIAIALAGIFLGYLADSLGRKKTIIFGLILFALNSYLFAVGNTFLFFVVLLVISGAAIGIFKTGALALVGDISHSTTEHTATMNTVEGFFGVGAIIGPAIVTWLLDGGFSWKWIYIIAGTICVILILTASLVKYPKTVKSMDEPIDLKRTFGMMKDLYALGFSLGIFLYVASECAIYVWMPTLFEGYTGSFTFVVAYATSIFFILRVIGRFMGAWILARFNWASVMVLFSLAIFICFIGSMIGGLSYAIWLLPLSGLFMSMIYPTLNSKGISCFPKTEHGTVAGVILFFTCVAAAAGPWAMGVVSDIFGDPKYGFILATGFAGLLFVGMMINWIYNPAKKRLAELDSSEY from the coding sequence ATGGACTCTACAACTTCCAAACACAACCTTACCGCAATCAAATGGCTTACATTTTTAATGTTCATGATGTTTGCCATGACCACAGATTCAGTTGGCCTTATCATCCCGGTAGTAATAAGAGAATTCAAACTGAGCATGGCTGCTGCAGGGGCATTCCACTATGCAAACATGATAGCTATTGCACTGGCAGGGATCTTCCTGGGATATCTGGCAGACAGCCTGGGCCGCAAGAAGACCATTATTTTTGGTCTGATACTTTTTGCCCTTAACTCCTATCTCTTTGCTGTGGGTAATACATTTTTGTTTTTCGTTGTGCTTCTTGTTATATCCGGCGCAGCCATAGGAATATTCAAGACAGGCGCCCTGGCCCTTGTTGGCGATATATCCCATTCAACAACAGAGCACACTGCCACTATGAACACGGTTGAAGGGTTCTTTGGTGTTGGCGCTATTATTGGGCCTGCAATAGTTACCTGGCTGCTTGATGGCGGGTTTTCATGGAAATGGATCTATATAATCGCCGGGACAATATGTGTTATACTTATTCTAACCGCATCGCTTGTAAAATATCCTAAGACTGTCAAGAGCATGGATGAACCCATTGACCTTAAAAGGACATTCGGGATGATGAAGGATCTCTACGCCCTTGGTTTTTCCCTTGGAATATTTCTTTATGTGGCATCCGAATGCGCCATATATGTCTGGATGCCCACCCTGTTTGAGGGATACACAGGTTCATTCACCTTTGTTGTCGCATATGCAACATCCATATTTTTTATCCTGCGTGTCATAGGGAGGTTCATGGGGGCATGGATACTGGCCAGATTCAACTGGGCATCAGTAATGGTGCTTTTTAGCCTGGCTATCTTCATATGTTTTATCGGTTCCATGATTGGTGGTTTATCATATGCCATATGGCTTTTGCCTTTATCAGGTCTATTCATGTCCATGATATACCCGACATTAAACTCAAAGGGGATAAGCTGTTTTCCAAAGACAGAGCATGGGACGGTTGCAGGTGTGATACTCTTTTTTACATGTGTGGCAGCAGCCGCAGGGCCATGGGCAATGGGCGTTGTGAGTGATATATTCGGTGATCCTAAATACGGCTTTATCCTTGCAACCGGTTTTGCCGGGCTGCTTTTTGTCGGGATGATGATAAACTGGATATATAACCCGGCGAAAAAGAGACTGGCTGAGTTGGATAGTAGTGAGTACTAA
- a CDS encoding capsular biosynthesis protein: MKFRILSLIIFSLLIITSTHGQLVDEFNQEDNSCCLPIFAQRLVNQLSDWNQLSRYKADNEALKKKPYDAKRVVFMGDSITDFWKLAESFPGKPYVNRGISGQTTPQMLVRMYPDVIVHKPAAMVLLAGINDVSQNTGPSTAEMVEQNIMAMTDIAKQNNIKVILCSVLPISDYGFYKAKASGSLPSYMKDPVSATHPPEDIIKLNAWMKGYASKVGATYVDYFSAMVDEKGFLKEELSEDGIHPNAEGYKIMTKILGEAINKSIK, encoded by the coding sequence ATGAAATTCAGGATATTATCACTTATCATATTCAGTTTACTGATTATTACATCTACACATGGCCAGCTTGTAGATGAGTTTAATCAGGAGGACAACAGTTGCTGTCTACCCATATTTGCTCAGAGGCTTGTGAATCAGCTCTCTGACTGGAACCAGCTCAGCAGGTACAAGGCTGATAACGAGGCGCTTAAAAAGAAACCATATGATGCCAAACGTGTTGTGTTTATGGGCGACTCAATTACTGATTTCTGGAAACTGGCAGAATCTTTTCCTGGTAAGCCATATGTAAACCGTGGCATAAGCGGGCAGACAACACCCCAGATGCTGGTACGCATGTATCCCGATGTGATAGTGCACAAACCCGCAGCAATGGTATTGCTCGCCGGGATCAACGATGTATCACAGAACACAGGGCCTTCAACAGCAGAGATGGTGGAACAGAATATAATGGCCATGACCGATATTGCAAAACAAAACAACATAAAGGTTATTCTCTGCTCCGTCCTGCCAATAAGTGACTATGGCTTTTACAAGGCAAAAGCAAGCGGCAGCCTGCCCTCATATATGAAAGACCCGGTATCAGCTACCCATCCGCCAGAGGATATCATTAAGCTTAATGCATGGATGAAGGGATATGCCTCAAAGGTTGGAGCAACATATGTGGACTACTTCAGTGCAATGGTGGATGAAAAAGGGTTCCTGAAAGAAGAATTATCAGAGGATGGCATTCATCCCAATGCAGAGGGATACAAGATAATGACAAAGATACTGGGAGAGGCGATAAATAAATCTATCAAATAG
- a CDS encoding CopG family transcriptional regulator — protein MKTKKTRIAMTISMPENIAEEYENLARLMSKNKSVLFREMFQVYKEQALEKEFRELQKYGADLGRAKGLFSEADIEKLVFQGR, from the coding sequence ATGAAAACAAAAAAAACACGAATAGCCATGACAATCTCCATGCCTGAGAATATTGCTGAAGAATATGAAAATCTGGCCAGACTGATGTCAAAGAATAAGAGCGTGCTCTTTAGAGAAATGTTTCAGGTTTACAAGGAGCAGGCCCTAGAAAAGGAATTTCGAGAACTTCAAAAATATGGCGCAGATTTGGGTCGTGCAAAAGGTTTATTTTCCGAGGCGGACATTGAAAAACTTGTTTTTCAGGGTCGCTGA
- a CDS encoding putative toxin-antitoxin system toxin component, PIN family: MKVVFDTNIFISAFVFPGGNAEQAWIRAIHNDFELYTSIAILAELAKKLQEKFDWEKPKIAQLITHISRIARVLKTTPSINILADTPDNRILECATEGKAELLVTGDKHLMKIGHYEDIKIIKLSDFLMMFE; encoded by the coding sequence TTGAAGGTCGTTTTTGACACCAACATATTTATATCTGCATTTGTTTTTCCCGGAGGTAATGCAGAGCAGGCCTGGATCAGGGCTATCCACAATGATTTTGAACTCTACACATCAATAGCTATCCTGGCTGAACTGGCAAAGAAACTGCAAGAAAAATTCGACTGGGAAAAACCAAAAATAGCCCAGTTGATTACGCACATCAGCAGAATCGCCAGGGTCCTGAAAACTACACCAAGCATAAATATATTAGCGGATACGCCTGATAATCGTATACTGGAATGTGCCACAGAAGGGAAAGCGGAGCTGCTTGTAACCGGAGACAAACATCTGATGAAAATCGGGCATTATGAAGATATTAAGATCATTAAGTTATCCGATTTTCTCATGATGTTTGAATGA